The DNA sequence CGGCTCGACCCCCGGCTCCAAAGCCTTCAGGGCCAGCTCTTGCCCCAGCTCTGGTACCGAATCCGGAGTTAGAGGCGTCTCCGGCACAAGCCCAGCAGCAGACAGAGCGGCAGCTATGGAGCTCGGGCCGGCTCTCCCACCTGATCCAGTGTCAAGTCCAGAGCCGTTGTTCTAACATCAGCTCACGTGAGAGCCCCCGAACCACAGCCAGCTCCAGCACCAGCTCCAGGACCAGAGGAAGGGCTGGAACCAGCACAGGCACCCGCAGTATCACCggctgcagagacagaggcagctctGTCATCAACCGACTTGCCAGGTCCGGCACCAGCCAGCTCTGGAGTCTGGGTCGGACCGACGTACATTCCAGAGCAACGGACAAGGCAGGAGTGAACTAGACCTGGTCCTCATCGCTTTCGGCAGCACGACTAGAGCTACAGGCATCTCTAGGGCTGGACCCGTCTCCAGAGCCAGTGTCAGCACCGGAAGTGGCCTCAGCGCCAGATCCCGCCCTAGGGTCAGCTCCGGCACCGGCTGAAGAGCTTGAGAGACCTGCAGAGCCAGCAAGCTCCCGCCGaagctccagacccagagtcagtCTGAGCCCCGGCCTCTGCGTCTGAGCCACTGGCACAGCCGGTTCTGTCCCCAGCTCAGAACCAGAGCCAGAACCGGCTCCAGAGCCCGAGATCAAGCCCCTTCCCAGCTCGAGTCAACTCCAGGTCCGGCACTGATTCAACTGCCGAGATTGAGGCCGTTCCAGCTTTAGCTCCGGTGCCAGGTCCAAGGTCAGGGTCGGTGTTCTCCCACCAGCCAGCCCTGGCTCGATGCTGGCTGTAGCGCTGCCTCCAGAGACGGCGGCCGCTGTCTCGCCAACTGCTGTGTCAGCCCCGGTGGTCGCTCCCATGCCCACTTTAGAGTGAGAAGCTGCTCGAGCCCCATGTAGCGCCAGTGCGAGGTTGCAAGGAAGAGCCAGCTCCAGCATCGGCTCCAGCATCGGCTCCAGCATCGGCTCCAGAACTAGAGTCAGGACTGAGTTCAGGGTCAGAGCCTGCGACAGCAACAGTTCTCATACCGGGTCCGGAGCAGAAGCCCCACAAGTGCCGGCTGCTGCGCCAACTCCAGAGCAAAAGCTGCCTGGGGCACCAGTGGTAGACGCAGAGCCGATGCCACCTCCGgacaaagaaccagctctggcACCGACATCCCAGAGACGTCCTGCTCTGGCACTGGCTCCATCACCGCCTCCTGTGCCGGAGCCCGTGTCCGCTCCAGCGCCGGCTCTGGTGTCGGCGTCCGCCCGGACACCGGTTCTGCAGGTGGAGCCAACGCCGGGGCTCCGACCAGCTCCCCCGCTGGTTTTGCCACCAGCCGGAAGGCCACATCCAGGACCGGCGATGCAAGCAGGGCCCCCGGCACCGGGTCCAGCATAGCAGCCGCGAGGAGAGCCAGCTCCGAACCAAAGCAGCTCCAGCACCATGGAGAGCTCCCGCAGCGGTTCCAGAATTGGATCCCCCCGGGGACTCTGGCACCAGCTGTGTCGCTCGCACTGGCTGCACGGCCAGCTGCAGTTCCAGGGCCAAAGCTGAAGCCGCTTCAGCACCCACTcgggagccagagccagagtctACAGCAGAAGCTCTAGCTTCAGCTCCAGAGCTATATCCGGCTGCAGAAGCAGGTCTGGGTCCTCTCTGGAGGTGCCTGCGGTTCTAGCACCTTCCCTAGAGCTGGAGCCAGGTCCAGCACCGCCTCTTGCCCCAGCTGCAGAGCTGGGGCCAGCTCCAGCTTCAGCCCTGGGGCCAGTTCCGGGAGTAGAGCCCCCGTTAGAGCCAGAGCGGGAACTACCCATACGAGTGTCCGCTCCTTCCTCAACCGCCACCGTTGTGGGGGACGGTATGGGCTGGGGTCAGGACGGTCCTTGCTGGGCCAGCCACCCCAGGTACCCTGGTCACTCCACTCAGAGCTCGCCTGTCCGATCACTCCTGGAGATCATAGTCCCGGGGCTCTGCACCCCCGTTTTCCCAAGCAAGGCTCTCAGTGGACCAGGAGACCGTGGAGGCTGAAAGCTGAGGCTTGTACCtgacaaatgatataaaatttgacCCAGAAACTCCACTTGACGGCTTGTGtcctgaaaaaggagagatttatgCACATGCTTGATCCCTTGAGGAAGCTGGGAGTGAAAACTCACAAACGGCCCACGTTCCAGGGCCTGGGCGATTTGGAAATTCTGATGTGGGGAcacaggatgcagaggaagagacttgagtggccagcacccagccctgGGGAAAGCTGGTTCGGGAAGAGCACACACTCCACGCCCGCCTCACCCCACACGCTGCACCAGAGTTTCTCCGCTGGTCCTGGTATGAgcccttctgggggagggtctgcgCCTGCGGCCGAGGATGGGGGCTGCGCTCTGTTGTCTCAGAGAGGGGTGCCGGTCACACTTCTCGCTGGGGAtctgctggggcctctgcttcctcacgttgCCACCTGGGCTGCCAGTccccagaccagaaacctgcccgtctgaagGTGACCAGCGCTGGGTCCCTTGGGTTTCatttgcccgagtccctccccgggacgccCCGCATCTCTGTCGCCTGCTCCCATGGGGGCTGCCTCCTCTTGGACTGAGACGGGTCTGACTCCATCCCGGGAAATGCACTGATTTGGAGCATTACTTGGCCCACAGGCCTATGAACCGTTCTGGCCCTGCGTCGGGAGGGATGCTCTCCCCactgtggtgtgaccgtccagccttctgcatctcccggtttctgtttgggccacgggaggaccagccgtGTCCCCTCTGGTGTCAGGCTGTGGTGGCACGGCACAAACAGGGGTCTCCACCAGAgaccattgtcaccgaaggggcctctttttcccccctaatctttaatccattgtgatttcaatatcaaaggagaaaaagtctatttcaaacgaccacaaagtacaaaaatgaatctgtcccatCTGAAAAGTCGGTGgggacccaaaggtatctctggcgagattccacttgaaggaaacctccagtgTAGGTAACGGAACAcggagagaaagcagactgggggtGCCCAGGGGCTGGCGGGgacacgaatggggagtgagggctccgaGTACATGGTGACCCTTGGGGACCGAGATATTCTGCAGCAAAATTCTGTGCCATGGTTCACAGTGTCATGAGcataccccgtgctcaggaattgcacaacgtaaaataaataaatttttattgaagattaatgtgGATTTTAAACAAACCATGAACAAATAATGTACCACCTAAAAAGtagaggagagaaaggataagggagaagaggaagagtcatTCTGGTGGAGGGGTCAGGGACTGGGACTGGAGCAACAATTAGCAATACAATAAACACCCCTGGAAGGCCTTTGAGCCCTTGATTTGTGGCCCGAATCCATACGGGAAAGAGGGTTGTGGCAGGAACAGTgtcgggagcagaagcaggaaccagctgactctgctcaggtgcccgctgtcccagcacaggtcccaggtcacctgctggctctccggcccctgcaggagtcgctccaGACTCCACTCCTGCCTGCAGAGACGCCGAGGACCCGGATGCCcgtgggtcgggctctggagccacaccggcttctgctcctgccccggactcttgagaaggaaacagagtgatggttgcagtggctccaagacCTCAGGGTAAGAGGAGGGACGGTCCCCCATCCACCCAGCGCCCGCCTCTCCAGGGCCTTtgcagagacacaactcaccccagagcctccccgagaagtcACGGCCAGGAACCGACAcgaggacctctgcccccctgcaggccgcagcccggggctctcagtctctgctcctggccccacaccagcccccgggggctcctccctgcctggcccAGCACCCCcgggccccgtgaacacacatctcccaccccagccttctcaccctcgggctctggctccgggggctccaggtcctcatcccaggaccggtgaaccaggaccctgtgaaGGGGCCAGGGcagtgaaggaggccttcccaggtcATCTCCAGGCTCTGCTTCCCAAGACCTCCCTGCAGCCACTCTCTCCCtcggtccagggtggccctcctgggcgacggggcacacgcacaactctgtagggcagGTGTATCGGGATTCGGCCAGACGTTTCCCGATTTtcagttgatttctgtaaagacagtgacccgcggCCGTCCCAGAGACATCACAGCCATGCGtggccatcctcagtgtccttccaccttctccacctgtggctcccagattggacacagacctgagtgtgcataGACGTGAGCCTGGGACACAGTGATTCCACCTACAGGGCTCCGGATGAACATCAGGGacaagagggccaccccagcacaccaTGTCCATCCCAACCAGCCTTGACCGAGTGTGAGCCtgacccacccaccaggcatctgaccccttcatc is a window from the Felis catus isolate Fca126 chromosome D4, F.catus_Fca126_mat1.0, whole genome shotgun sequence genome containing:
- the LOC123381660 gene encoding uncharacterized protein LOC123381660, giving the protein MKGSDAWWVGQAHTRSRLVGMDMVCWGGPLVPDVHPEPCRWNHCVPGSRLCTLRSVSNLGATGGEGGRTLRMATHGCDVSGTAAGHCLYRNQLKIGKRLAESRYTCPTELCVCPVAQEGHPGPRERVAAGRSWEAEPGDDLGRPPSLPWPLHRVLVHRSWDEDLEPPEPEPEESGAGAEAGVAPEPDPRASGSSASLQAGVESGATPAGAGEPAGDLGPVLGQRAPEQSQLVPASAPDTVPATTLFPVWIRATNQGLKGLPGVFIVLLIVAPVPVPDPSTRMTLPLLPYPFSPLLFRWYIICSWFV